One genomic window of Thermococcus indicus includes the following:
- the vapB gene encoding type II toxin-antitoxin system VapB family antitoxin, with product MAVISVRVPDELKEKMKKYDINWSEEIRRFIALRISKEEKKRTLEMMHELLAGGTPAEEGTAKRYVREDRDSN from the coding sequence ATGGCGGTGATAAGCGTCCGCGTTCCGGACGAGCTAAAGGAGAAGATGAAGAAGTACGACATCAACTGGAGCGAGGAGATAAGGCGGTTCATAGCCTTGAGGATAAGCAAAGAGGAAAAGAAAAGAACCCTTGAGATGATGCACGAACTGCTTGCCGGAGGAACCCCCGCCGAGGAAGGGACTGCAAAAAGATACGTGAGGGAGGATCGTGATAGTAATTGA
- a CDS encoding HepT-like ribonuclease domain-containing protein: MSKRDPCLFLNDILEAIFRIDEYTEGHEFEDFVRDRKTVDAVLRNLEIIGEAARYVPEEIKEEYGDIPWRRIIGLRNVVIHHYFGVDLNIVWRIIRFQLPELKESVEKIVEELC; this comes from the coding sequence ATGTCTAAGCGGGACCCCTGTTTGTTTTTGAACGACATACTTGAGGCTATTTTTAGAATTGATGAGTACACAGAAGGCCATGAATTTGAGGACTTCGTAAGGGACAGGAAAACCGTTGATGCCGTTCTGAGGAATCTTGAAATAATCGGTGAAGCCGCCAGATACGTGCCAGAGGAAATTAAGGAGGAATATGGCGACATTCCGTGGAGGCGCATTATAGGGCTCAGAAACGTTGTGATTCATCACTATTTCGGCGTTGACCTGAATATTGTCTGGAGGATAATCCGCTTTCAGCTACCTGAACTGAAAGAAAGCGTGGAAAAAATTGTAGAGGAACTCTGCTAA
- a CDS encoding type II toxin-antitoxin system VapC family toxin translates to MPLPDDITFDSITLLKMHTAKRKRQLEITLAKFNVSISIITAYRYLSARAYLRRNVEKELEVLRDIYTIVPLEDSIVARAARIEASLLGKGQMLDLEDVLTAATAIETGSLLVTDDPGRYEAMRQYGLDTMSLDRFLRELERIVKRELR, encoded by the coding sequence ATGCCCCTGCCCGACGACATAACCTTCGACAGCATAACGCTCCTCAAGATGCATACAGCGAAGCGAAAGAGGCAGCTCGAGATAACCCTGGCCAAGTTCAACGTCTCGATCTCCATAATAACCGCCTACCGCTACCTCTCGGCCAGGGCTTACCTCCGGAGGAACGTGGAGAAGGAGCTTGAAGTGCTGAGGGACATCTACACCATAGTCCCGCTCGAGGACTCCATAGTGGCAAGGGCCGCGAGGATAGAGGCCAGCCTGCTTGGGAAGGGCCAGATGCTCGACCTGGAGGACGTTCTCACCGCCGCGACGGCGATAGAAACCGGCAGTCTGCTCGTCACCGACGATCCGGGGAGATACGAGGCGATGAGGCAGTACGGCCTTGACACAATGTCCCTGGACAGGTTCCTGAGGGAGCTGGAAAGGATCGTGAAGAGGGAGCTCAGATGA
- a CDS encoding MATE family efflux transporter: MLRFNENQRRLWKLAWPAIMGNISQTLLNLVDMMMVGQLGALALAAVGLGGQVSWFMMPIMAAVATGTLALVARFVGAKDGASATLALEQSLYLAFLLGIPVMLFGWVFGDDILRIMGAKPDVVALGYEYIKVLFAFYPIRFAGFTAFSALRGAGDTKTPMKLGILMNVVNAVLDYLLIFGKLGFPKLGPVGAAWASGIGITTSFLIGLYLLWSGRLVLRFKPSWSFHPDMAGRILRIGIPTMVERGIFSFYNFIYMSIVTRFGTVALAAHQVGLRVESIAYMPAFGFNVATSALVGQGLGEGNPEKAERTVYEALKMVGLFMAVMAFILIAFPRYLVMPFISPSDPNYGEVMRLASIYLIIVGISEIPLGWLFVLGGALRGAGDTKTPMYITAVSKLLFRIVPAYLLGFGFTIGPIHFEGLGVIAAWIAMSLETFTTAALFWWAFKRGKWKYVKV; encoded by the coding sequence ATGCTGCGCTTCAACGAGAACCAGCGAAGACTATGGAAGCTGGCGTGGCCGGCAATAATGGGCAACATCTCCCAGACGCTTCTCAACCTAGTGGATATGATGATGGTCGGTCAGCTCGGTGCCCTGGCCCTGGCCGCCGTTGGCCTCGGTGGCCAGGTGAGCTGGTTCATGATGCCCATCATGGCGGCGGTCGCAACGGGAACCCTCGCGCTGGTGGCGAGGTTCGTTGGAGCTAAAGACGGGGCCAGTGCCACCCTCGCCCTCGAGCAGAGCCTCTACTTAGCGTTCCTCCTCGGAATCCCGGTAATGCTCTTCGGCTGGGTCTTCGGCGATGATATCTTGAGGATAATGGGCGCAAAGCCCGACGTGGTGGCCCTTGGGTATGAGTACATCAAGGTTCTCTTTGCCTTCTATCCAATACGCTTTGCCGGTTTCACGGCCTTTTCGGCCCTCCGTGGCGCGGGAGACACAAAGACGCCCATGAAACTCGGCATTCTAATGAACGTGGTCAACGCGGTCCTCGATTACCTCCTCATCTTTGGAAAGCTCGGCTTTCCCAAGCTCGGGCCCGTTGGAGCGGCCTGGGCTTCTGGAATAGGAATCACCACCTCGTTCCTTATCGGTCTCTATCTCCTCTGGAGCGGAAGGCTCGTCCTCAGGTTTAAGCCGAGCTGGAGCTTCCACCCGGACATGGCGGGAAGGATACTCCGCATAGGAATCCCCACCATGGTTGAGCGCGGGATATTCAGCTTCTATAACTTCATATACATGAGCATAGTCACCCGCTTCGGCACGGTGGCCCTTGCCGCCCACCAGGTCGGCCTCCGCGTGGAGAGCATTGCCTACATGCCTGCCTTCGGCTTTAACGTCGCCACCTCCGCCCTCGTCGGCCAGGGCCTTGGAGAGGGGAACCCGGAGAAGGCCGAGAGGACGGTTTACGAGGCCCTCAAGATGGTTGGCCTCTTCATGGCGGTGATGGCGTTCATCCTGATAGCCTTCCCGCGCTACCTCGTCATGCCCTTCATAAGCCCGAGCGACCCGAACTACGGTGAGGTCATGAGGCTGGCGAGCATATACCTCATAATAGTCGGAATAAGCGAGATTCCGCTCGGATGGCTCTTCGTCCTCGGCGGCGCGCTGAGGGGAGCTGGCGATACCAAGACTCCGATGTACATAACCGCCGTCAGCAAGCTCCTCTTCAGGATAGTCCCAGCTTACCTGCTCGGCTTCGGCTTCACGATTGGGCCGATACACTTCGAGGGCCTCGGCGTGATAGCCGCGTGGATAGCGATGAGCCTCGAAACGTTCACAACGGCTGCCCTGTTCTGGTGGGCCTTCAAGAGGGGTAAGTGGAAATACGTGAAGGTATGA
- a CDS encoding PIG-L deacetylase family protein, with the protein MFENASDFETAFERLLDEVLEFDLSDPFKEVDKILCIEPHPDDCVIGIGGTIRKLIEIGKEVVYLCLTDGSMGTTDENVSAHELALIRKREEEESARMLGVERIIWLGYKDTELPYTVGVRNQIIKVLRKEKPDAVLAPDPWLPYEAHPDHIAAGRLAIEAVSFSPLPNVVPSDVQLGIKPHQVEVFGFYYTAKPNYFVDITDLMELKLKAVRAHKSQFTDDIWEQWEPFLRTVALYYGKKAGVKYAEGLRFMPGLFLHVTPFAELI; encoded by the coding sequence ATGTTCGAAAACGCCAGTGATTTTGAAACCGCCTTTGAAAGGCTCCTCGACGAGGTTCTCGAGTTCGATTTAAGCGATCCCTTTAAAGAGGTCGATAAAATCCTCTGCATCGAACCGCACCCCGACGACTGCGTCATAGGAATTGGTGGAACCATTAGGAAGCTCATCGAGATAGGGAAGGAGGTCGTCTACCTCTGCCTCACCGACGGCTCTATGGGGACCACCGATGAGAACGTGAGCGCCCACGAGCTGGCCCTTATCAGGAAGCGCGAGGAGGAGGAAAGCGCCAGAATGCTCGGTGTCGAGAGGATTATATGGCTCGGATATAAAGACACAGAGCTCCCCTACACGGTCGGGGTTAGGAATCAGATAATAAAGGTTCTCCGGAAAGAGAAGCCCGACGCCGTTTTGGCTCCCGACCCCTGGCTCCCTTACGAGGCCCACCCGGACCACATAGCGGCCGGAAGGCTGGCCATTGAGGCAGTATCGTTCTCCCCGCTGCCGAACGTTGTTCCCAGTGATGTTCAGCTCGGCATAAAGCCCCACCAGGTAGAGGTCTTCGGCTTCTACTACACGGCCAAGCCGAACTACTTCGTGGACATAACAGACCTTATGGAGCTCAAGCTGAAGGCTGTTAGAGCCCACAAAAGCCAGTTCACCGACGATATCTGGGAGCAGTGGGAGCCCTTCCTCAGGACGGTAGCCCTCTACTACGGTAAAAAAGCCGGGGTGAAGTACGCCGAAGGCCTGCGCTTCATGCCCGGCCTGTTCCTGCATGTAACCCCCTTTGCGGAGCTCATCTGA
- a CDS encoding nucleotidyltransferase family protein — protein sequence MGMRTLREIEAILKEHKEELRRRFGVSSIAIFGSYARGEETELSDVDILVEFERPIGWEIVDLRDYLESLLGIEVDLITKNAAMSRNRLWEHIKEDLVYV from the coding sequence ATGGGAATGCGAACCCTAAGGGAGATTGAGGCGATACTCAAGGAGCACAAAGAGGAGCTCCGCAGGAGGTTTGGGGTTAGCTCGATTGCTATATTCGGCTCCTATGCGAGAGGCGAGGAGACCGAGCTTAGCGACGTGGATATACTCGTGGAGTTTGAGAGACCAATCGGGTGGGAGATAGTCGACCTCAGGGACTATCTTGAATCCCTGCTTGGGATTGAGGTGGATCTGATAACAAAAAACGCCGCCATGAGTAGAAACCGCCTCTGGGAGCACATAAAGGAGGACCTCGTTTATGTCTAA
- a CDS encoding type II toxin-antitoxin system VapC family toxin, producing the protein MIVIDASALAKYVLLEPGWERVEELLFKDVVSLDYALAEVSNALWKHHVLYGEISREEFNKRSKVVDALPNVVVLESGMQYLEKSRGIAVNHRIPIYDALYIAQALKYGELATSDEKQGEIAKKLGVEVLYL; encoded by the coding sequence GTGATAGTAATTGACGCCTCTGCACTTGCGAAGTACGTTCTCCTCGAACCCGGCTGGGAACGGGTAGAGGAGCTACTTTTTAAAGACGTCGTCTCACTTGACTATGCCTTGGCAGAGGTTTCAAACGCCCTCTGGAAACATCACGTCCTCTACGGTGAGATATCCCGGGAGGAGTTCAATAAGAGATCAAAGGTTGTGGATGCTCTCCCGAACGTCGTCGTTCTTGAGAGTGGAATGCAGTATTTGGAGAAATCAAGGGGGATAGCTGTTAACCACCGAATCCCAATCTATGACGCCCTCTACATCGCTCAGGCCCTGAAGTATGGCGAACTTGCCACGAGCGACGAAAAGCAGGGAGAAATAGCGAAAAAACTCGGCGTTGAGGTGCTCTACCTCTAA
- a CDS encoding 50S ribosomal protein L37e: MGAGTEPKGRRNHTPTHIRCRRCGRRAFNVQKGYCAACGFGRSRRMRKYSWSHKWRKKRNLPY; the protein is encoded by the coding sequence ATGGGAGCGGGAACCGAGCCAAAGGGCAGGAGGAACCACACTCCAACTCACATCAGATGCAGGCGCTGCGGAAGGCGCGCCTTCAACGTCCAGAAGGGCTACTGCGCCGCTTGCGGCTTCGGCAGGAGCAGGCGCATGAGGAAGTACAGCTGGTCCCACAAGTGGAGGAAGAAGAGGAACCTCCCATACTGA
- a CDS encoding alpha-amylase family glycosyl hydrolase: MKKGGLALILILLTAIVSGCISGETQNQTGTTSSAVPMTATSPVLTSTSTYSPPPKGEFGLPEGNYTAIYTGLGRICPTGRVPVRFAYYPGNETVKSVSLRGSFNNWAEWPMKEENGTWSTTVCLRPGKYEYKYFINGQWVKDMSDDGTGKPYDPDADGYADDGYGGKNAVRLVEGKAGFYVEFDPGDPAYLSVADNRTVVRFEAKRKAVSSAVLVTEEGNYTMKLQVWWDSGEMWRAEVPFVEPMRYYIVINSADGGRFAILNTSESPFFSFDGVDKFPQLEWVSNGIAYQIFPDRFNNGNESNDALAWDHDELLLNQVNPGRPLLSNWSDPITPLHCCHQYFGGDIKGITEKLDYLRSLGVTIIYLNPIFLSGSAHGYDTYDYYRLDPKFGTEKDLREFLDEAHKRGIRVIFDFVPNHCGIGNPAFLDAWKNGKQSPYWDWFFIEKWPFKLGDGGAYVGWWGIGSLPKLNTGNPEVREYLIGAALYWLDFGFDGIRVDVPNEVLDPATFFSELRGRVKEKHPNAYLIGEIWTLSPDWVKGDRFDSLMNYALGRDILLNYARGYLSGEAAMKMMGRYYASYGENVVAMGFNLVDSHDTSRVLTDLGGGNLGDEPTNESIQRLKLLSTILYSLPGTPVTFQGDERGLLGDKNHYDEQRYPIQWDQVNEDVLNHYRALAELRRRTPALRSSAIRFYTAKNGMMAFFRGHNDEVLVVANSWKESPELQLPSGEWRILWPENYTGGTVSGSIEVPGVSVLILGRD, encoded by the coding sequence ATGAAAAAAGGTGGCCTGGCTCTGATTCTCATACTCCTAACCGCCATAGTGAGCGGTTGCATCTCGGGTGAAACCCAGAACCAAACGGGCACGACTTCAAGCGCGGTTCCCATGACAGCCACTTCTCCGGTGCTTACCTCAACATCCACATATTCCCCTCCCCCAAAGGGTGAGTTCGGACTGCCGGAGGGCAACTACACAGCCATCTACACCGGTCTTGGCAGGATATGTCCAACCGGGAGGGTTCCCGTCAGGTTTGCCTATTATCCGGGAAACGAGACGGTAAAGTCGGTCAGTCTGCGCGGGAGTTTCAACAACTGGGCCGAGTGGCCAATGAAAGAGGAGAACGGGACCTGGAGCACAACGGTCTGCCTCAGGCCCGGGAAGTACGAGTACAAGTACTTCATCAACGGCCAGTGGGTCAAGGACATGTCAGATGACGGCACAGGAAAACCCTACGACCCCGACGCTGATGGATATGCCGATGACGGCTACGGTGGGAAGAACGCGGTCAGGCTCGTTGAAGGGAAGGCGGGCTTTTACGTGGAGTTCGACCCTGGGGACCCTGCCTATCTAAGTGTTGCCGACAACCGGACTGTTGTGAGGTTCGAAGCAAAGAGAAAGGCCGTAAGCTCGGCCGTCCTTGTGACCGAGGAAGGAAACTACACTATGAAGCTCCAGGTATGGTGGGACTCAGGGGAGATGTGGCGCGCCGAGGTGCCATTCGTCGAACCTATGCGATACTACATCGTTATAAACTCTGCCGACGGGGGAAGATTCGCCATCCTTAACACAAGCGAGAGCCCGTTCTTCAGCTTCGACGGCGTTGATAAGTTTCCTCAGCTGGAATGGGTGAGCAACGGGATAGCCTACCAGATATTCCCTGACAGGTTCAACAACGGTAACGAGAGCAACGACGCCCTGGCATGGGACCACGACGAGCTTCTCCTCAACCAGGTCAACCCGGGAAGGCCCCTACTCTCCAACTGGAGCGACCCGATAACTCCTCTCCACTGCTGCCACCAGTACTTCGGCGGGGACATAAAGGGAATAACCGAGAAGCTCGACTACCTCCGGAGCTTGGGCGTCACGATAATCTACCTCAATCCCATCTTTCTCTCAGGGAGCGCCCACGGCTATGACACCTACGACTACTACAGACTAGACCCGAAGTTCGGGACGGAGAAAGACCTCAGGGAGTTCCTCGATGAGGCCCACAAGCGCGGCATAAGGGTCATCTTCGACTTCGTGCCCAACCACTGCGGGATTGGCAACCCTGCATTCCTCGATGCCTGGAAGAACGGAAAGCAAAGTCCCTACTGGGACTGGTTCTTCATCGAGAAATGGCCATTCAAGCTGGGCGATGGAGGGGCATACGTCGGCTGGTGGGGAATTGGCAGTTTGCCAAAGCTCAACACAGGGAATCCGGAGGTCAGGGAGTATCTCATTGGTGCCGCCCTCTACTGGCTCGACTTCGGCTTTGATGGGATAAGGGTGGACGTCCCCAACGAGGTTCTTGACCCGGCGACGTTCTTCTCCGAGCTGAGAGGGAGGGTAAAAGAGAAACATCCCAACGCCTACCTCATCGGCGAGATATGGACGCTCTCGCCGGATTGGGTTAAGGGCGACCGCTTTGACTCGCTCATGAACTACGCCCTCGGAAGGGATATACTCCTGAACTACGCAAGGGGCTACCTAAGCGGCGAAGCCGCAATGAAGATGATGGGCAGGTACTACGCCTCCTACGGTGAGAACGTTGTTGCAATGGGATTCAATCTCGTTGACTCCCACGACACATCGAGGGTTCTCACCGACCTCGGCGGCGGGAACCTTGGAGATGAACCTACCAACGAATCTATCCAGCGGCTTAAACTGCTCTCAACCATCCTCTACTCGCTTCCCGGGACTCCGGTAACCTTTCAGGGCGACGAGAGGGGTCTGCTGGGCGACAAGAACCACTACGACGAGCAGCGCTACCCGATACAGTGGGATCAGGTGAACGAGGACGTGCTGAACCACTACAGGGCGCTGGCAGAGCTGAGAAGGAGAACCCCCGCGCTGAGGAGCAGCGCCATAAGGTTCTACACCGCGAAGAACGGCATGATGGCCTTCTTCAGGGGGCACAACGATGAAGTTCTCGTTGTGGCAAACAGCTGGAAGGAGTCTCCTGAGCTCCAGCTTCCGTCCGGGGAGTGGAGGATTCTCTGGCCCGAGAACTACACGGGAGGTACCGTGTCGGGAAGCATCGAGGTGCCGGGGGTCAGTGTTCTCATACTGGGGAGGGACTGA
- the glyS gene encoding glycine--tRNA ligase, which translates to MGEKPDRYEILQDLMRRRGFAWGSFEIYGGSRGFYDYGPLGATIKRKIERKIREAFQREGFFELETPDITPERVFIASGHVEKFVDPLVECKKCGARFRADHIVEEALGIDTEGMSAEHLTELIREHGIKCPECGGELGEVWYFNLMFETKIGPYGDQKGYLRPETAQGIFVNFKRLNAFARNRLPFGVFQIGKAYRNEISPRQGMLRLREFTQAEAEIFFNPKETEHPHFDEVKDEVLRLYSIEHQLKNLGTTEMTALEAVEKGYIMNTFFAYYMVMVKRVLLDIGIPEDKIRFRQQLPEERAHYSRDTWDAEIHSERFGWVECVGIANRGDYDLSKHLKMSGADMTVLIHYDEPRIVKHLKVSLNMKRVGPKLKKDAKRINDLIQGWDEEKLRNLVEVLARDGRITIEGYELEKDDFIIREVEEKITGEKIVPHVLEPSFGIDRPFYLLLENSLVIEEDRTYLKLKKDMAPIEVAVLPLVAKEPLKSIAYDVFRTLQKAGFVAVYDEKDTVGRRYMRYDEIGTPYCVTIDNQTPEDNTVTIRDRDTREQTRVKIEELPEKLRELIFGE; encoded by the coding sequence ATGGGAGAGAAGCCCGACAGATACGAGATTCTTCAGGACTTGATGAGGAGGAGAGGCTTTGCCTGGGGCAGCTTTGAAATCTACGGCGGTTCACGCGGATTCTACGACTACGGTCCGCTCGGTGCGACGATAAAGAGGAAAATCGAGCGGAAGATACGCGAGGCCTTCCAGAGGGAGGGCTTCTTTGAGCTGGAAACACCGGATATAACCCCCGAGAGGGTCTTCATCGCGAGCGGTCACGTTGAAAAGTTCGTTGACCCTCTGGTTGAGTGTAAGAAGTGCGGTGCCAGGTTTAGAGCTGATCACATAGTGGAGGAGGCCCTTGGAATAGACACCGAGGGCATGAGCGCCGAGCACCTCACCGAACTCATCCGCGAGCACGGGATAAAGTGCCCCGAGTGCGGCGGTGAGCTCGGCGAGGTCTGGTACTTCAACCTCATGTTCGAAACCAAGATCGGCCCCTACGGCGACCAGAAGGGCTACCTGAGGCCAGAAACTGCACAGGGCATCTTTGTGAACTTCAAGAGGCTTAATGCTTTCGCCAGGAACAGGCTCCCCTTCGGCGTTTTCCAGATAGGCAAGGCCTACCGCAACGAGATTTCACCGAGGCAGGGCATGCTCCGCCTGAGGGAGTTCACCCAGGCGGAGGCGGAGATATTCTTCAACCCGAAGGAAACGGAGCATCCGCACTTCGACGAGGTCAAGGACGAGGTTCTGCGCCTTTATTCAATAGAGCACCAGCTCAAGAACCTCGGCACGACTGAGATGACCGCGCTGGAGGCCGTGGAGAAGGGCTACATCATGAACACCTTCTTCGCCTACTACATGGTCATGGTCAAGCGCGTCCTCCTCGATATCGGCATCCCCGAGGATAAGATACGCTTCCGCCAGCAGCTGCCCGAGGAGCGCGCCCACTATTCGCGCGACACCTGGGATGCCGAGATTCACAGCGAGCGCTTCGGCTGGGTGGAGTGCGTCGGAATAGCCAACCGCGGCGACTACGACCTGAGCAAGCACCTGAAGATGAGCGGCGCGGACATGACCGTCCTCATCCACTACGATGAGCCCAGGATAGTCAAGCACCTCAAAGTGAGCCTCAACATGAAGCGCGTCGGACCGAAGCTGAAGAAGGATGCCAAGAGGATAAACGACCTCATCCAGGGCTGGGACGAGGAGAAGCTGAGGAACCTGGTTGAAGTCCTGGCGAGGGACGGCAGAATCACCATCGAGGGCTACGAGCTGGAAAAGGACGACTTCATAATCAGGGAGGTCGAGGAGAAGATAACGGGCGAGAAGATAGTGCCCCACGTCCTTGAGCCGAGCTTTGGAATAGACAGGCCCTTCTACCTGCTCCTTGAGAACAGCCTCGTCATCGAAGAGGACAGAACCTACCTCAAGCTCAAGAAGGACATGGCACCTATTGAGGTCGCCGTGCTTCCGCTCGTTGCGAAGGAGCCGCTGAAGAGCATAGCCTACGACGTCTTCAGGACGCTCCAGAAGGCCGGCTTCGTAGCGGTTTACGACGAGAAGGACACCGTCGGCAGGCGCTACATGCGCTATGACGAGATAGGAACGCCCTACTGCGTGACCATCGACAACCAGACGCCCGAGGACAACACCGTTACGATCCGCGACCGCGACACGAGGGAGCAGACGAGGGTGAAGATTGAAGAGCTGCCCGAGAAGCTCAGGGAGCTGATTTTCGGGGAGTAA
- a CDS encoding VIT1/CCC1 transporter family protein, whose protein sequence is MDEMLELARGFYEDEYADSVLYAQLAKIEKDEEIRKEFMRLSNIESKHAKFWHDFIKRHGGEVPKPSVKRLTIFSVKLLRRVLGPGSVASLLEMGENSAIQKYFKYLTTYAERFSEDELREIKDVILDELEHEKFFYESKERFHVENTRDLVLGMNDGLVEILGAVTGLSAVYPNNPQLVGISGLIVGVAGALSMAIGTFVSVRSQRQIKESIRDRMEVLFRVSPERAAEELVEKLVEGGMPEEVAKEVARELADNSEAIMQLLLPKAEENEIRAALYTGFAYLLGVAFPVTPYFLASSSLTALPFSILLAGSALAIVATLISLLSGISIKKKVVEMVATGLGAAFLSYLFGRLMEVLFNVSAL, encoded by the coding sequence ATGGACGAGATGCTGGAACTGGCGAGGGGCTTTTATGAGGACGAGTACGCCGATTCGGTTCTCTACGCCCAGCTGGCCAAGATAGAGAAGGACGAGGAGATAAGGAAGGAATTCATGAGGCTCTCAAACATCGAGTCAAAGCACGCCAAGTTCTGGCACGACTTCATAAAGCGGCACGGAGGGGAGGTGCCAAAGCCTTCCGTGAAGAGGCTCACGATATTCAGCGTCAAGCTCCTCAGGAGAGTCCTTGGGCCGGGATCGGTTGCTTCGCTCCTTGAGATGGGCGAGAACAGTGCGATACAAAAGTACTTCAAATACCTGACTACCTACGCTGAGAGGTTCAGCGAGGATGAACTAAGGGAGATAAAGGACGTCATACTGGACGAGCTGGAGCACGAGAAGTTCTTCTACGAGAGCAAAGAGCGCTTTCATGTCGAGAACACCCGCGACCTCGTTCTGGGTATGAACGACGGGCTGGTTGAAATCCTCGGTGCTGTTACGGGTCTTTCCGCTGTGTATCCGAACAACCCGCAGCTCGTTGGAATAAGCGGCCTCATAGTAGGCGTAGCCGGTGCACTCTCGATGGCCATAGGCACCTTCGTCTCTGTCCGCTCCCAGAGGCAGATTAAAGAATCCATCCGCGATAGGATGGAGGTCCTCTTCAGGGTCTCGCCCGAAAGAGCCGCTGAGGAGCTCGTAGAGAAGCTCGTCGAGGGAGGAATGCCCGAGGAGGTCGCGAAGGAAGTTGCGAGGGAACTCGCCGACAACAGCGAGGCAATTATGCAACTCCTCCTTCCCAAGGCTGAGGAAAACGAGATAAGGGCGGCTCTCTACACCGGCTTCGCCTACCTCCTCGGTGTCGCCTTCCCGGTTACGCCGTACTTCCTCGCCTCCAGCTCGTTAACCGCGCTCCCGTTCTCGATACTCTTAGCGGGCTCCGCCCTGGCGATAGTGGCGACGCTGATATCACTCCTCTCCGGAATCTCGATAAAGAAGAAGGTCGTTGAGATGGTGGCAACCGGCCTGGGCGCGGCTTTCTTGAGCTACCTCTTCGGCCGCCTCATGGAGGTCCTCTTCAACGTCTCGGCGCTTTAG
- a CDS encoding LSm family protein, with product MAERPLDVIHKSLDKDVLVLLKRGSEFRGRLIGYDIHLNVVLADAALIQEGEEVKRYGKIVIRGDNVLAISPVELE from the coding sequence ATGGCGGAAAGACCACTCGATGTTATCCACAAGTCCCTCGACAAGGATGTCCTCGTGCTCCTCAAGAGGGGTTCGGAGTTCAGGGGCAGGCTCATCGGTTACGACATCCACCTGAACGTCGTCCTCGCGGACGCCGCCCTCATCCAGGAGGGCGAGGAAGTTAAGAGGTACGGTAAAATCGTCATCAGGGGAGACAACGTTCTCGCCATCTCCCCGGTTGAGCTTGAGTGA